One Desulfobulbus propionicus DSM 2032 DNA segment encodes these proteins:
- a CDS encoding radical SAM/SPASM family putative metalloenzyme maturase translates to MLSPYPKKVYVELTTRCNLQCPMCLKFSEGSCIEEGELPLALFKKLATASLSHTEFLVLNGLGEPLLHPDLEEMIALARAVMPPDGRIGFQSNGLLLNHGRAVRLIEAGLDTVCLSLDSLDADEDKERNRGGHQRSSVTKAIAHLIQARAASQRRVRIGLEVVLRKETLHQLSDVVAWAGEHQVDFIIVSHLFSYDGSLGEYSLFNPNSREATNLFAKWSAAAKGQGVNLADLPVAQLKFSKSAADALVVQLGDAMRQEAKQQDLTLHFPNLVAQSDRDMGEIEAHFHRARLTASKHGIDLFLPPLHAPANGHRRCPFIDDDAVFIDKDGKVMPCHFLWHTCPSQVNHGSIRVNKRVVGSIEDESLEAIWQKAEYTAFRIEVGHSEYAPCWSCTSAPCADLVNANLLGMHDCYGSRVPCGHCMWSIGWLQCL, encoded by the coding sequence ATGCTGTCCCCATACCCGAAAAAGGTCTATGTTGAATTGACCACCCGCTGCAACTTGCAGTGTCCCATGTGCTTGAAATTTTCCGAGGGAAGCTGCATTGAGGAAGGGGAACTGCCGCTGGCGCTTTTCAAAAAGCTGGCGACCGCCTCCCTGTCGCACACCGAATTCCTCGTGCTCAACGGGCTCGGTGAGCCCCTGCTCCACCCTGACCTGGAAGAAATGATCGCCCTCGCCCGAGCGGTGATGCCTCCTGATGGCCGCATCGGCTTCCAGAGCAATGGGTTGCTGCTCAATCACGGCCGCGCCGTGCGCTTAATCGAGGCTGGGCTTGATACCGTGTGCTTGTCATTGGACAGTTTGGATGCGGACGAGGACAAGGAGCGCAACCGGGGCGGACATCAACGCTCCTCGGTGACCAAGGCGATTGCCCATCTGATACAGGCAAGAGCAGCAAGCCAGCGGCGCGTTCGCATTGGCCTTGAGGTGGTTCTCCGCAAGGAGACACTGCACCAATTGTCGGACGTGGTGGCATGGGCCGGCGAGCATCAGGTCGATTTCATCATCGTCAGTCACCTGTTTTCCTACGATGGCTCGTTGGGCGAATACAGCCTGTTCAATCCCAACAGTCGTGAGGCAACCAACCTTTTTGCCAAATGGTCGGCGGCGGCCAAGGGGCAAGGGGTGAACCTGGCGGATTTGCCCGTTGCGCAGCTCAAGTTCTCCAAGAGTGCGGCAGATGCCTTGGTCGTCCAACTCGGAGACGCCATGCGCCAGGAAGCCAAGCAACAGGATCTCACGCTTCATTTTCCCAATCTGGTGGCGCAGAGCGACCGCGACATGGGAGAAATCGAGGCTCATTTTCACCGCGCCCGGCTGACGGCAAGCAAACATGGGATCGATCTGTTCCTGCCGCCGCTCCACGCGCCGGCCAATGGCCACCGGAGATGCCCCTTTATCGACGACGACGCGGTCTTCATCGATAAAGACGGCAAGGTCATGCCCTGTCATTTTTTATGGCACACCTGCCCCAGTCAGGTCAATCACGGCAGTATCCGGGTGAACAAGCGCGTTGTGGGCTCCATCGAGGATGAATCGCTGGAGGCTATCTGGCAAAAAGCGGAATATACCGCCTTTCGGATCGAGGTCGGGCACAGCGAGTACGCTCCTTGCTGGAGCTGCACCTCGGCGCCCTGTGCCGATCTGGTCAATGCCAATCTCCTAGGCATGCATGACTGCTACGGCAGTCGTGTACCCTGCGGCCACTGCATGTGGAGTATCGGCTGGCTCCAATGTCTTTGA
- a CDS encoding thioredoxin family protein: MDIKICGPGCASCEKTQKVVEAAVAAKGIAATIIKVKDFQEFARLGVFSTPAVVVDGQVKCVGRVPKQSEVEGGIS, from the coding sequence ATGGACATCAAGATCTGTGGACCAGGATGCGCTTCCTGTGAAAAGACGCAAAAGGTTGTGGAGGCGGCGGTGGCGGCGAAAGGCATTGCGGCCACGATCATCAAGGTAAAGGACTTTCAAGAGTTTGCCAGGCTCGGCGTTTTTTCTACGCCTGCAGTCGTTGTCGACGGTCAGGTCAAGTGCGTGGGGCGGGTGCCGAAGCAAAGCGAAGTTGAGGGGGGGATCAGCTGA
- a CDS encoding ArsR/SmtB family transcription factor produces the protein MKKQPPTDKEMALIVAKANVLKALGHPTRLWMAEQLVDGEKCVCELAEFIDADFSTISKHLSVLKQAGVVEDEKRGKQVYYRLKVPCVLKYMSCVEAVIKTTVKEQVEMLT, from the coding sequence ATGAAAAAACAACCACCGACCGACAAAGAAATGGCACTCATCGTGGCAAAGGCCAACGTCTTGAAGGCGTTGGGGCATCCCACCCGCCTGTGGATGGCGGAGCAGCTTGTTGATGGCGAAAAGTGCGTATGCGAATTGGCTGAATTCATTGATGCCGATTTTTCCACCATTTCCAAACATTTGTCGGTCCTTAAGCAGGCAGGTGTCGTCGAGGATGAAAAGCGCGGCAAGCAGGTATATTATCGTCTCAAAGTTCCCTGCGTTCTCAAGTATATGTCCTGCGTTGAAGCGGTGATCAAGACCACCGTCAAGGAGCAGGTGGAGATGCTGACCTGA